ACTCTTGGAATTGGTACTACTACTCAGACCTCACATTCCATATTATACCCTTTTTATAGCCATGGTGCGCAGGCCAGCTTGCACACACCTCGACACCATATATACATTCAGTATTATTTATACTTTCTTTCACTTTTGTTCGACGTTTCGCTTACCACCATCAATACTTGTTCCACGTTTCGCTTACCACCATCAATACACCTGCCAGTAATACCCTGTTTGAATCTTGCAACATCTCCCTAATCTTTAAATCTTGCAACATCTCCCTAATCTTGTCATGTTAGTAAGGAACTCAATCTAGAAGTATTGATCAGCTCCTCTTTATTTTTGCATGGATTTATCAACTGGTCTAGCAAaatgttcaagaaatttctGCAGTTGTGCTTGTAACTAATATACCTTTTCAGAACACTATTTATGGTCTCACCGCATTAGGAAGTGCATTCAGAAGTTCAAGTGAACAACCACATTGCCAATCATAAATGAGATTTATATGTCACATGTAATCCAAATTAATTTTCAACCAAACTCGAGCTTCGAAAATAGAGAATCTAGAAGTTCAATGAAAAACCTATTTCTTTCTAGAAATATATGAACCTACATCAAAAATTAGTTTTACCTAAATAAATAACAATACCGattcttgtctaacaaaatCTTGCATGCAGAAAGAAGTTAAGTGAAACAAACTCAAGTTTCATGTAACAGcatccaaaataatatacccACCTCAATCAAAGCACCTGAACCTTTTTAACTTCCAACAATAGTTCTATTTACAAACTCACATATTCCATATTACACAATGATTCATTAGTACTAGTACTATTTtggcaagaagagaaaaaataaaaagtaagatAAATCGACAAAGAAACAGGAATCAAATTCACTGAAaagctaaaaaggaaaaactcaAAACAATAAACAGCAAAAATAGTAGAGATGCTAACCTGAATTGTATAACCTGAtcttttttacaatttcttGTATATATGGGAGTGGTACAATTCAAGATAAAGCTCAGCCTTGGGAGATGCTTTGGGAAAACATATCAACTCTGTGAAAATGTTACTTTCTTCCCTGGAACCAAATTCTCTCCCCTGCCTAATGCTCATCCTTTCCAAAAATGGAGTGCGAGCAAACAATAACTTTATGAAAAGCAGTTCGGTTTTTGCACCCTCAAACCAATGTATGACCACGTGTTTGAGCTTGTTGAGTGGTCGGTCCAAGCAGGCTGGTGAGTTCAGATATTTCGAAACAgcttcttcatcattttcattggTACCGTCGAGCTAATGGTACAAAGAAATATCAAGTCATTTTAGCTTCTCAGATTACACAtatgaagtgaaaaaaaaaaaaaaaaacctagattatacatatatctaGTGTATGACCACATAGTTTTCCAATACTTACCAAAATCTCAAGTTTACTCAAATTGGGGGCACTCTTAATTAACTGTAGAGCGCGAGAAGTCTCACTCAATTTACCAAAGTCTACAAATAATGATAGATACCACAAGCAGTTGAGTGCAAAAGGAGGCCCCATAGGAAATGTGTCTGCATTCAAAAGCTATGGaacaaatacaaaaataagAATCACATTAACATGATCCCTATAGCATATCCAAGTAAAAAATCGTGTCTGTTTCCTACCTCAAGTAAAAACGAAAGTATCCCAACTGAATCCAAATAAAGTATCTCAATGGTAGGTGCCAAGCTAAAAAGAAGCTTTTCGACAGTTGATCTTTGATCATGTTCCAGATTAGAAACCTCTTTGTTAAATGTAAGTTGTAACATTCTCAATATTTTGCAGTTTACAAAGCAATTCAGCACGAAATAGTGACTGTTACGAAAAACCAACGTCTCcaactttggtgaaataatCTTCAAGTATTGAGTGCCAGCACAACTATTTAATTCCAAAACGAAAAGATGGGGGACATCGATAACACAAAAATCTGTGGTTGGCACAATGGTTACATCTTCCAGATAGAGGATTGTAAGATTATGAAAGCCAAGAAAAGAATTTGGTGGTTTGAAGACACAGTTGCAGAGTTCCAAATGTGTCAGGGTTCGACAATTAAATACAGAAGAAGGCACTTTATAAATAGTATTACGCGGCATGTTAAGGTATAGGAATTCCACACCATTTCTGGTGACATGAAGCATCCATCTATCTATATCAGCATGTGAAGGcaatggtgttgttggaatgtgtagATAAAACCTCCCAATGTCTCCAAGATGCACCAAGAGAATGTCATCTACTGTTTGTTTGAAGATAGACGGAGATTCTACTGCCAATTTATCCCAAAACCCGCTATCCAGCACCAAATTCGGAAGCATTGTCCAAATATATCTCCAATTTTTGGACAAAATACTAGTTTTTGCTGCATCTTCAGTAGGCAATCGCATAAGGATATAAAGTATAATGTCTCTTGGTAGAGCACTGATTCTATCTTCTTTGCTCCCTTCAACATCAGCTATTTCTTTAtctgttgcaagattttatgcTTAGAATTTGGTATCCAAAAAGAAAGAGACAAAACAAAAAGTATGAATGAGAGTACTTGCATACTATAGCAATGAAGTACATATACTTGAGTTTTAAGGTAAACAACAATATTTTACCACAATTTATTATGAAGCTTTCTATTTTGACTACTCCATTATGcttgtgaagttgaaaattctactcaaataattaaaaaaaaaaaaactttttgccCAAGCATGAAATATTTTTAGGAAACTACAAAAATCTAGAATGCATTTTCAAATACCCCTTGATATTATGCTATCCTTCCCAAAATTACAAAACACAACTAGCTTGCTATAAGTAATTATTCAATTTATGGTTTTGTAATCTTGCAAAATGTGTGTGGGGATGCAGTTCAAATTTTCAATCAAGAATCAGTTTTATTCTAGTGACATATACTTTTGAAAATCTAAAATATTACTCATGAGAGTTAGCAAGATTAAGGGGTGCAAAAACAACTAGTACAAAACTAGAAGTAGACCACTTTAGGTAGCAGAAATGAGCATCCTTGAATTGCAGCCAACACATTGTTTAAATTGCATTAAAATGTGAATTGGATGACTTCTTATTTGctcttagggtgtgtttggtatggatgaaaatattttctggaaaacatttttcaattttctcatgtttagttggtcaaaatatttggaaacattttctctaggaaaacaagttccttaaaaatgaggaaaatgagttCCTCAGTGGGaatagggaaaacaagtccCCTAAGTGGCATTTCAGGCTCATTGTCTCCTTCCCACCTCACAATGCCACCAAGCCCCACTCTTTTACAATCCCACCCCCTACGCCCAAacctccaccccccccccaccccctcccaccgacataatatttttttagattacatataaatacCCTtgaaatgatatatttttacttACCATTAACCAAAcgctaaaaaataaataagtaacttagttattttcctagaaaatattttttagaaatggaaaacattttccttcctactaaaaaaacacacacacatatatatatgcgagtgcatatgtatatatgtgtgtgtctatgtatacatatgtatatgtctgtatgtgtatatatacatatgtatatgtctatgtgtatatatacatatgtatatatatgtgtgtgcacGCGTGCAGTGTAAAGTTCACATTGATTCCTACGTACAAAAGACTAGGATTTGAGGCAACAGTGGCACATGTTTGGTTCTATACCTTGAGTACTCATGCTGACTCTTAGGCAGAGAATTGATTGACCCAGCATCTTCTTGTCTTCGATGAATCGCTACAGAATTGCAAAACCTTACTCTCTGTGGGGAAGTGTTCGAAAATGAAAACcctaatctatatctatatatatctatatatatatgaagagaCAAAAATGCTGACACGGCACCTCTCTAAGGTCAGGactcatatttatctttttacttcatattttgacattttttccttatttgttGTGTAAAAAAACCTGTTAAAAAAAACCTGTTGATAAATACACATACCTTATTTATCTTCTGGcattaatattaatttattcCATTTTATGAAACGTTTACACTAATTTACTCCAAACCGTTTACTAATTTATTAACCGGTTACTCATTCTTcgcaacttcttttctttagaaCCTCTCTGTATACATGGGCGATTTTGACATAGGCGATCTGTTATATTTTGTAGAGGGTCATTTAATCAATTCACCCTATTCTATGGTTAATTGGCCCTCTAATCGTGAGATCTTTATGTTGTCCAGTAACAACCTGCCCATGAACGCTTAACCAGGCAATTCCCTCGCTCTTTGCTTCATAATTTTTTGTGGGATTTGAATCTTCTTTGTTCCATAACTTTCATttatcttcttttatttcttgaatcAACTTTTGCACTTTATTtgaacaagtaatatgaaatatagaataaaatattattagtactgtataatattgtataatttgAATACACGTAGTATATCTTTTTACCATATTGTGAATAGATGATGAATTTACACGATGGATATATATATCCGGAGTAtgtaaaattttataattattttatgaatCTACCGTACAAATGCAAGTGTAAAAACAAAAGAATTTGGCACTTGGAATGTCAGAAGAACGTCGCAGATTATCAGGTATGGTGCTAATTATATGAATTCAagcattaaaaattaaaatcatattcaATAATAGCAAGAAGATGCACAGGGAAATACCAGGTTGTACgacggaaaaagaaaaggaaaaaaaaaaagttctatccttgcaacaacaaccaatgaATCAATTAAGAAGAACCGATGATATGGTAAAAATTAGAGACTTTTGATGCTAATATGATAGCAAGTTCTTTTGACTTGCTTTAGTTATATGAGTGTGTTCACATTTATCTTCTAttctttgattttatttcttaaagaTTTTTATTAACATATATGTTGATATTTCGTATAAGTGTAACCATGAATGCGGTGGGTTTTAGGAAACAAGAAGAGGGTATCCTAGATCTTCAAAGatagaaaaaaaatcttattcttTTTGTCTTGTCCGAAAAATAAATCATTTTGTTTAAGTCTTGTTTCAACTATATCCTAATTCTTTCTAGGATTGGTTCTTCATTTCTTTAGTACcccaaaattctttattttactaCTAAGGGCTTGATACGAGTGGGGTTTAATTATAAATCCACAAAGTATTTTTCCAAAGgttatttgaggggaaaaaggCAAGAGTGAGTGAGAATAATTGAGGTAAAAAAgccatataaaataaaattgagtgatacattttttttaaaaataactatGTCTTTCACAGGTGCAAGAGTATATGATTATAAAGTATGGGCCAAGCGGGGGTAGTAATCATGTGATACTACCAAAATTGTGCATGTATGCTAGTGAAGACACTTACCTCCAATGGGAATATTACCTGGAGCATATATTTGCTTGTAACAATTTTTGGGAGATAGAGAAATTGGAGTACTTTGCCACAAGGGCCTTGTCCCAGAAATTATAGAAAGCAGTGGATGATTTTAGTAATCCCCATTGGGTGAAATTTAATCGACTACTTTTGACGTGGGTGATTTGAAGGACGAATCCAGGCGTATTCATTCTGTAACACAGTGCCAAGACAAAAGACCTATCTGTTCCAATAAGATGGTGAAGTATGTAATCTTCCAAGAGGGGGAGTCAAGTTATGAACAAGAGAGCGACTCTTCCTCCTATGCAACTTCCCCAACACAAGTAGAAGTTCCTACTCACccagaaaaaagagaagataaGAGAATAAAAGAACTGAGtgaaaaggaaaatggtaagGAAGAGAGATACAAAATTGAGAGGAGTAAGAGAGTGGAAAATGGAaactcaagagaggaaaaaaggagagaaagtaATGAGTGACCAGAGTGAGTTGTCAAGAAGTAGAAATGAGTTGACAGAATTGACTGAAGTGAGTTGAAGAGGTACAATAGAGAGTGAGCAAGTGCACTTGAGAgatgaggaaaaagaagagataaaaaaaaatagagtgcAAAAGTGTGAAAGATTCTTGTTCAAGCTCTAACCACATAACTAATTCTTTTTCTAGTGTTTGTGTTCCAAATGTGCAGGTTATTGAAGAAGAAATCAATCAAGAGTTGGAACAACAATTGCGTGAAGCAAGGAAATTCATTTTCAAAGAAAACTCAAAAAGTGGAAAGGCTAATGATTCATGGAAACAATTGCAATTTGAAGACAAGTTTGATCTTGATGATATCATGTGGTATGACGTTATCAGTGATCTATTTTTAGATGCAAAAACTGAACTTGTGCCACAATTTGCTGAGATCAAAG
This portion of the Lycium ferocissimum isolate CSIRO_LF1 chromosome 1, AGI_CSIRO_Lferr_CH_V1, whole genome shotgun sequence genome encodes:
- the LOC132066699 gene encoding F-box/FBD/LRR-repeat protein At1g13570-like codes for the protein MSTQDKEIADVEGSKEDRISALPRDIILYILMRLPTEDAAKTSILSKNWRYIWTMLPNLVLDSGFWDKLAVESPSIFKQTVDDILLVHLGDIGRFYLHIPTTPLPSHADIDRWMLHVTRNGVEFLYLNMPRNTIYKVPSSVFNCRTLTHLELCNCVFKPPNSFLGFHNLTILYLEDVTIVPTTDFCVIDVPHLFVLELNSCAGTQYLKIISPKLETLVFRNSHYFVLNCFVNCKILRMLQLTFNKEVSNLEHDQRSTVEKLLFSLAPTIEILYLDSVGILSFLLELLNADTFPMGPPFALNCLWYLSLFVDFGKLSETSRALQLIKSAPNLSKLEILLDGTNENDEEAVSKYLNSPACLDRPLNKLKHVVIHWFEGAKTELLFIKLLFARTPFLERMSIRQGREFGSREESNIFTELICFPKASPKAELYLELEMLQDLKIREMLQDSNRVLLAGVLMVLTHFASLDFPLLIDTLTDKSAYESSYAQLVYNVLEKKTPCTRYFFSSVQALVNKVTRYLCWWEVASTPWNESRCTQVGPEALFSLSRLCNYQMQIESTFLELDLADQSSLEDVTLSLTHLVV